A stretch of DNA from Micromonospora peucetia:
GCTGGCGGAGCACCTGCACCGTGCCCGGGTACGACTCGGCGAACCGGTCGAGTTCCCGGCCGCTGCCGTCGGTGGATCCGTCGTCGACCGCGATGATCTCCAGCCGGTCCCGTCCGATGGTCTGCTCGACCAGGGAGGTCAGGCAGCGGGTGAGGTACGGCATGGTGTTGTAGACCGCGATGACGACGGTGACGTCGGGAACGGTCACGTGCCGACCCCGAGTGCCGGCAGCGGATCACCCGGCACGGGCTCGTCGAGGTGGTCGGCTACGGCCGGGCGGCCGGGCAGCAGCCGGCGGTACACCCCGTCGAGCACCTGGGCCTGCGCCTCCCAGGTCCAGCTCCGCAACAGGCCGGCGCGGTCGTACGCGGCCCGGTAGCGCTGCGGATCGGCCAGCACGGCGCGCACAGCACGGATGTAGTCGGCGACGTCCTCGGCGCGGAACACCTCACCCTGACCGGTCGAACGCACCGTGCCGGCCATCGTCTTGACGTCGCTGACGATCAGCGGCAGCCGGCCGTGCGAGTACTCGAAGAACTTGGTGATCAACGCGATCTCGTGGTTGGGCCAGTGGTGGATCGGGATGACCCCGGCGTCCGCGCCGGACAGGAACGGCACCACCTGCCAGTGCGCCACGTACGGCAGGGCGTGCACCCGGTCGCCGACCCCGAGCTTCCTGGCCCGGGCGAGCACCCCGGAGACGTACGGGCCGGCCGGCTTGTTGACCACCAGCGCCACGTGCACACCGGGCAGTTTCGGCAGCGCCTCGACCATGACGTCCAGGCCACGCTGCCGAGCGGCGGCGCCGCTGTAGACCAGCAGCGGCACCTCCGGGCCGATCCCGCAGAGCTTGCGCAGGTCGGGGGCGGGCGCGTCGGGGTCGAGCTCGTCGTGCTCCACGGCGGGGGCGTTGAGCACCACGTCCGGCACGACGGCCAACCGGTGCTCACGCTGCAGAAGCTCGGCCAGGCCGTCGGAGACGGTCATCACCGCGTCGGCGTACGGGGCGTACTCCCGCTCGTGCGCGGTGTGCGCCGGCAGCCAGCGGGCGTTGTCCTGCCACGGCTTCAGGCCGGGGAGGAACTCGTGCGCGTCCCAGACCAGTTTGATGTCCCGCCCCGCGGCGGCGGCCCGGATCTTCGCGCGGGCGCCGACGCCCAGCATCCGGAAGTCGTTGGCGTGGATCAGGTCCGGCGCCAGTTCGTCGACGACCGGCCCGTAGGCCAGCTCGTAGTCCCACAGGCCCGGTTCCAGCCGCCGCCAGGCGCCGTCGCCCTTCACCGCCTGCCAGAACATGG
This window harbors:
- a CDS encoding glycosyltransferase family 4 protein, whose amino-acid sequence is MEFDGAAAQPPARGRVVMLVDNGVNGDSRVQKAARSAAEAGWEVTLLGRSPVTEERTWKLGDATVRLLAMPAPLARRRHEFRRAWLRWPLAYPPSGIAAHRAQAVKAWRADLAVRAAEIAVADPGTPGLALRRRVLTVQQAAAKAAGKWVSLRYWMLTRARTRRKFRNPWDRAYTMFWQAVKGDGAWRRLEPGLWDYELAYGPVVDELAPDLIHANDFRMLGVGARAKIRAAAAGRDIKLVWDAHEFLPGLKPWQDNARWLPAHTAHEREYAPYADAVMTVSDGLAELLQREHRLAVVPDVVLNAPAVEHDELDPDAPAPDLRKLCGIGPEVPLLVYSGAAARQRGLDVMVEALPKLPGVHVALVVNKPAGPYVSGVLARARKLGVGDRVHALPYVAHWQVVPFLSGADAGVIPIHHWPNHEIALITKFFEYSHGRLPLIVSDVKTMAGTVRSTGQGEVFRAEDVADYIRAVRAVLADPQRYRAAYDRAGLLRSWTWEAQAQVLDGVYRRLLPGRPAVADHLDEPVPGDPLPALGVGT